TAATCCCAGAAGTGTTTTGTTCTggtttacaaaaacaaaatctggtTAATCATAAGCCAGTAGAGATGCCAGACAACAATACTGCTCAAAAGTAAAGCTACACTGCATTACATTAGTCCACCCATCTATCACCTACTCATTTCTATTAACTCCCATCCTTTCTTCCCCCCGCCCACCTCCCTTTTATCGGTCAAGACCTATGAGGAGTTTggtcttctcttcctctttcttgcACTCATTCTTCAGGTCAGCAAACACCTGGGTAAAGAAGTGTGGGTCGGTGTTGATCTGGAGCATCTTGCCACTCATGCGGTTGATGATCTCCAGGCAGCGGTCCCAGAAGGCTTCCTTCTCCGTCTCAACCAGGAAGGGCTTCAGTGGGTAGGAGATCTCGTTGCCCATGTAGGAGTAGGACAGATAGAGGCAGGTGAGCAGCGAGGCCTGCAGCTCACGCTCTGAAGCTACCTCAGCCGAGACCACATCACGGCACAGCATGTAGAGGAAGACAACGTTAGCTGGAGTGATAAAGCCCTGATCCTGCCAGCCCTGCAAGAGGAGGGAGCGGTCCACGCTACGCAACCACAACACTGGATCTGTTGGAGATAGACGTTTCAGTCGGTAACACCGACGGCACAGGAACTCACCCAGGCTGCGCATTAGTTCACTGGTGGAGGCCTAGGTTGAAGAGAGAAAGTGCAGgatcaacaaaagaaaaaagagcgCTCTGAAAAAAATTTAGAGATATGAGTTTAAGTAGTGATAGATTCAAAAAAACTTTCAACAATCATAATTTAGCAACTAATGTCTCTGATAAAAAAAGAAGTTACCTGGACAATGACACGCTTTGGTGTGCCAGCTGCAGTAGACGGCTGAATCCCAGAGCCAGTGAGGGAATTCTTTTTGGCAGCAACTGTAGCTACGTTAGCCAGGGTCTTTGAGGTGGGCAGGTGGGAAGAGGTAGTGGTAGTGGTGGCTGATGTGTCCTGGCTGGATGCATAAGATGAAAGGTTGGCACAGGACTGAGATTTCTTCAGCTTCAAGCTATTAGAGGCTGAGTTGGATGTGGCAGTGATATGGCCATCTGGAGAACCCCCTTTCCCACTGTCCCCACCATCTGACTGGAGCTTCTTTGAGCCCTTTCTCTTTGCTGATACAGCCACAATTCGTTTCCATGGCAACACACTGATGATAGAAGGACGTTTGAGAGACtttgcagtggcagcagcagcatccttgGCATTTTTGCTGTTCTGGACTGCTGTGTAGTGGCCCACTGTGGCTGTGCCATCCTCAAACAGTGCTGCCTTGCGGTAGCTGGGAGACAGCGACAAAACTGTACCCATGATGCCTAGTGAGGGTTAGCAGAGGGGGTGAACTGGGAAACAGTGTGGGCTGGGAAACAGTAGGGGGAAAACGTTTTGATTGGTGAAAACAAAAGCACTCAGAGAAGATCAAATACTCTTACTTCTGGAGAAAGTCGAACCTGTAAGCAAAAAATAGAAAGTGGAACCGTAAACCAACTACCAACAAACAATAATCAACAATTTTATTTAAGAGAAGTTAAttaaacatgacatgacaaaaaATTATTCTTAACTCTTACAAGCCTTTTCTGAGTTTTTTAGGTGCATTTCATGGACTTCCACAGCAGATGAAGTTTGCTCAGCTTTCATGGATATGActagatttttgtgttttttggtgcCGCCACTGCACAACAGCGACCTTGACAACTTAGTAAACTCATCCACCAAAGAGGATGGTAAGATGAGGAGTTGAAAGCTGTGGAAAAAATAGTAAGTAAAATTTTAGTtcaggattttatttatttattttatgttaatctACTATTTTCCAAGGTGGAGTTTTTAACGGTTTTGAGTAACTTGTGAGGATAGAATTTGTAAATTTAAGTTTCTATTACTGGCTTTAACCACTCATTACCTCTGTTAAAGGAGGGGTTTCCCAtttgaacatatatagcttctctgacccctctctcaaaccacctatcttctctgtccaaaatatgtacatcactgtcttcaaatgagtgtcctgtccCTTTTAAATGGAGGGGcccagctgactgtggtcctgaggagctgctcctcctgtgctagaccatcctcctgttaagtggttgtttggtttctccaatgtagagttctgagcattcttctttacactggacagcatatatactacattgctcctcttttgttttggtgtctggtctttagggtgaaccagtctctgtttcagtgtgttggCGGGTTTGAAGTGACCTGGTAACTGATGCTTCCCCAAAATCCTTTTAAGCCTGTCTGAAACTCCTGCTACATcgggaatgaccaggtttttcttctgtggatcttgaggctcagctgtgtctcttgttttcctCCCTAAagtggatgttgccttgttgaaaacCCACTTAGTGTAGCCACACGTTTTTTCTGACACAGAACCGAATCAGACTTACAGCCTTAAagtgttttccaaaaaaaacatatcttcAGTTCATTATGTCAAAACACAATAAgtgaagaaaaccaaaacttcattattaaatattattatctGTGAGCTTGTGCACTAAATGGTTGGACTGTGGTTTGTGGgttaaaaaatttgaaaaagttTATCTGTGATGAAATGTTAATTAACATCACTTAATAGAATATTATGAGTAAACAGTTTATTACTTCCTATCTCAGGGATCTAAAATTACATTGCCAAAAAAGTTGCTGGCATTCCTTTACAGTAGTAATGCACAATATGAATCCCAAGAACAGTCTGCTGCACAGTGCCCACTGATATTCCATCAGTAGTTTAAGAGACCTCAGCACTGATAAATTGAAttttcatttggttttattttcaataaagcCTCAATGCCCGTAATTAGGTCTCGTTGCTGATATCTCTCCACATACAGCACAGGCTAGGGATGCACGGAGTCTATATCTGTTATATAAGAACCTAGATAAAGCCACAGAAGCACGAGAAAGGAATGTGCGCAAGCATCCATCTTAGCTTCAAAATGGAAGCACTGACCCCCCCACCACCAACACtaccagcaccaccaccaaaGACAGCTTAAAAATATCAGCTGATAGACCTGTCCTCCCACACCTAGCCCACACATCCTAAACAATAGAGAtataattatgttttctttaCCACTTGTGTTATTCATCTAATAAAACGGACAGACGCCTTTgctttaaatgttgttttgtctgtattaTTGGCTTTCAGCGTTATTTGGGCCTTCtcatttggctgttttttatCA
This genomic window from Mastacembelus armatus chromosome 8, fMasArm1.2, whole genome shotgun sequence contains:
- the LOC113141344 gene encoding cyclin-dependent kinase 5 activator 1-like; its protein translation is MGTVLSLSPSYRKAALFEDGTATVGHYTAVQNSKNAKDAAAATAKSLKRPSIISVLPWKRIVAVSAKRKGSKKLQSDGGDSGKGGSPDGHITATSNSASNSLKLKKSQSCANLSSYASSQDTSATTTTTSSHLPTSKTLANVATVAAKKNSLTGSGIQPSTAAGTPKRVIVQASTSELMRSLGEFLCRRCYRLKRLSPTDPVLWLRSVDRSLLLQGWQDQGFITPANVVFLYMLCRDVVSAEVASERELQASLLTCLYLSYSYMGNEISYPLKPFLVETEKEAFWDRCLEIINRMSGKMLQINTDPHFFTQVFADLKNECKKEEEKTKLLIGLDR